CGGCTACAAAAAGGCCGACAAGAACGGCATGATGGCGCTGATGTGGAAACCCTTCAGCGATGACGCCCAGCCGCCCGCCTGGATCAAGGCCAAGAAGAAACCGCAGCCCGAATCAGGGAAAGTCGTGGTTACCGGATTGCTGAACGGCTGGTGCCCGGCCATGAGCATGGTGCACGAGCGCGCCCGGCGCGCCGTGGCCGAGCTTGGGGACAAGGTCGAGTTCCGTGAAATCCGCACCGACGATCACGCCGTTTTCCTGGAGTGGGGGATAACCGACGCTCTGTTCATCGACAACAAGGAAGTGCGCAACGGCCCGCCGCCAAAGTACGAGAAAATTAAAAAGAAAATAGCCCGCCGGGTCAGGAAACTGTAGGCCGGCCGGTCGGCCGCGGACGAACCAGGAGGCGGTGCGCGCCGCGTTCGACCGCATAGAAGAGAGCCGCTGAAACGGCCAGCAGGAAGAGGCGATAGAACTGGAAGTCGGGGAATATCTTTTCCCAGCCTTCGAACACGCGGAAAGCGAGGTTGATGTTTTCACGGGCCGGGGTGACGAACCCCGACAGCACGTGCAGCGCCGCGATTCCGGCCAGCGCTTTCATCCAGGAACCGCGCGGAAAACCCGCCCGGCGCGCGTACCACAAAGCGATCAGCAAACCGCCCAGGTGGGTGAGCTGCGACGTGCAGATGAATTCGCCGCCGCCGGCCAGGTTGATCGTCCACAGGATGTTGCCCAGCACAAGCCAATGGATACTGACGGCGTTGAGCAAGGGGATGTCGGCCAGGATGGCGATGCCGGCCAGCAGGCAGCCCAGGTGGCAGGTCCACAGCAGGTTGGCCGGAGCGCCCCGCAGCAGCCATGTCGCGGCGTGGGCCATGTAGAAGACGATGGCGGCGAAGCCGCAGATCAGGCGCTTTTTGGCGTCGCTCATGCCAACGGGGCGGCGAGCAGCCCCCCAGGGGGACGGACGCAACCGTCCTGCCCCCCAAGGGGACGCTCGCTCGGGGAGACGAGCAGCGGCCGCTGGCGAAAGACGAGCAGGAAGAGCCAAGCCATGGCCACGAATAGCAGCTCGGTCCACTCTTCCCAGATGACGAACCAGGCCAGGTTGTCGCGAAACAGGGAAAACAGGACCAGCCGGAAAAAAGTGAACGAGAGGAAACCGGCGCCGGCGGCAAAAAGGAGCTTGGCCGACATCCAGGAGCGTTCGCGCCGCAGCAGCATCAGCAGCAGGGCGGCCAGCAAGAAGAGGGCGGTCGCGAGCGGCGCTAGGCGCGTCTCGAAAAACTGGTAAATGACGGGGTGGGCATAGGTGTACGGCGTGTTCAGTATCGCGGTCTCCTGGACAAGCGGGCAAAGCGGAACGAGCAGCGGCATGGCGCAAAGGAGGAGCAGGCAGGGGAGGACGAACATGAAGACCAGCCGCAGGCGGCAGGCGACGTCGGCGCTCTTGTAGCATTTCCCGCAGGCGGCAAGCAGCGCGCAATTCCTGTCAATGGCGCTGAAATGGACGATCCTTTCATCGAAGAACTCGGCGACGGCCAGGACAATGAAGCTGAAGGCGAGAACCATGCCGAGCATGTGCAGGTATTCGGCCGGCCACGAGCGTTCGCTGAAAAAAAGGTAATTGACGGCGCAACTCAGCTCGCCGGCAAAGAAGAAAACCATGGCCCATTTCAAAGCCGACAGGTCGGACGCGCGGCGGCGGCGCAGGAACCAGGCCAGCAGCAGGCTGAGGGCCATGTACAGCGGCTTGATGATAAAGGCGGTGACGACCGTGAGCCATTGCAGGGCGAGCGGCAGGCGCAGCGGGACGGCCTGCGCCGGACCGGTTGTCGCCGCGCCAAAGACCGAGGTTTTATACAGCAGCGGCACCAGGATGGCGATCACCACCAGAGCTGGAATCAGGGAAAAGGGTAATTTTTTCATTTACCGTGGATCAAAAGCCGCCGATGAGGATCAGGGCCAAGAGGGTTATGAATAAAAGAAAAAAAACAAGCCCCAGCACACGCAGCCAACTCGGGGCGCTTTCCAGGTCCCTTCGGCCGCTGGCCCAGGATGAACCCTCCCAGGCCGGCGATTCCCCCCTTGCCCATCGTTGACTGAGGAGGCCATGCCAACCCAGCCAGCCTAGCACAGCCAGGACCAGGAACAGGGTCGCGTAATCGGTGAATGTCATGCGTTCGAAGCCGGCGCGGATCGCCTCCCAGATCACACCGATGCCGGCCTTCCGCCACGGCCTTGATCCCGTATTCGCCGGCAACTCCGACGGCTTCATCAAGCGGATGAGCGAGGTGATGAGCACCGGTTTTTTCAGGTACTGGCCGTCGCGGTCCATACGCTGGATTTTCCTGACCACCTCCATCCCCTTGACCACGCGGCCGAAGGCGGCGAAACCCTGGCCATCGGGGTTGCGCCGGCCGCCGAAATCGAGCTCGGGCTGGCGGCCGATGCAGATGAAGAAGCTGCTGGTGGCCGTGCCGGGCGCGTCGCGGGCCATCGACACGGTGCCGTTCTTGTGCGTCAGGCCGGTGCGCGCCGTCGTCTCGTGGGCGACGGGCGGGAAGCATTTTTTTTCGTCCACATCGCCGCCCTGGATGACCTCGATCTTGACCGGGTTGTTCGGCTGGTTGTCGGGGGTGACGACGCGGAAGAACGTGCTGCCGTTGTATAGGCCAGCCTCGACGTAACGCAGGAAGTTGGCGGCGGTGAGCGGCACCTTGTCGGGGTAGACGCGGAATTGGATCTCGCCGGCAGTGGTGCGCAGGCGGCAGGTGATCCAGTTTCCCTCGCTCAGCAGGCAGGAGCGGACCCCGAGCGGCACGATGATGACGAATGCCAGGCTGGCGATGATCTTCAGCGCAGTCATTACCTGCTTCTTTGTATTTTTTTCAGCCATTGTCAGTTGCGTTCTCAGGAGAAAATAATAAAAAAATAGGACCCCACTGTCAATCTGTCAGGTTCAGGCGGTCAGCCGCAGGTACGGCTACGGCCAACCGCCCCGGAATGCCGGGAATTATTTTTTAGTCGAGGTCGACGTAGAAGCTGTCCACCTCAAGGTGCATGGCCTGGGTTTGCGTGTGGACGGCGATGGCCACGAGGCGCGGGTCGTAGGTACTGTCGATGAACGAATAAACCAGGGTATCATTGGCATACAATTTGTAATCGCTGCCGGTTTTGACGAGCTTGTAGGTGTTCCAGGTGCCCAGCCCGGTCAGGATGGCCGGACTGGCCGTCCAAGTCTGGATCCAGTCGTAATGAACGGCGGTTGAATTCGAGTAATTCCAGCCTTGCACCTTGCGGACGAAGTATTTGCCTTCGCCAGAGAACATGATCTGATAGCCATTGTCGGCCTGCATGCTGGAATCGGTGACTAGCAGCAGCCCGAAGGGGCCGACATGGTCGCTGATGCGCATGCGGCTGGTGACGGTGTAGTTGGCCTTGGTCCAGGAGCGGTTGTACAAGCTCCATTCCCACCACTGGGTGTTGTCACCGCCGCCCAGCGCTTTCTGGCAAATGTAATATCCTCCGGCCACGGTCCAGGCGCTCGGTGTCCGCGGCAGCCACAAGGCGTCGGCGGCGCTGTCGAAATCGTCATGAATCTTTTCCGAGTCACCCTTCAGAACCAGGAAATAGAGCGCCGCGGCGGCGGCCAGGACGCCGACCCCGATCAGGACCAGGGGCAGGATGCTTTTTTTCTTGACCACCGGGTTGCTGGGGGCGGTTTTTTCGACGGCCATGGGCGAAGCGCTTTCATCTCCCGATGCGGCGGGCAGCGGCGCGCTGGCCAGATAGCTGAGCCAGAGGAACGTTACCAGTACGGTCAGGGTGATCCACTTCTTGTTTCTCTCCATTACTCTCATTTTACCATTCCTCCTGAATACATAAAAAGCTATATTATGGGCCAATCATAAGTGGCTTAGAATGAAAAGTCAAATGACCGGGGAGCGTTTTATTCGAACGTCGCCCAGACCTTGTCCTTCTCGCAGTGCAGCGTGATGCGGCTGTGTGCGCACAAATCGATGTTGCGCCAATAGATTTCCGTGCCTTCAGTATCCTTGACCATGATGTCCCAGGCGCAGACTTCCTCATCGCGGGAAAAACTGATATCGACTTTCTCGCCGTCCTCCAGCACATCCTCGCCCAGGACATCCTCCTGCCAGTCTTTGGCCGAGACCGGCGATACGTAGACCTCGTCGATGGTAACTCCGGTCGCGTTCACCAGGGT
Above is a window of Candidatus Aminicenantes bacterium DNA encoding:
- a CDS encoding peptidylprolyl isomerase, whose protein sequence is MTALKIIASLAFVIIVPLGVRSCLLSEGNWITCRLRTTAGEIQFRVYPDKVPLTAANFLRYVEAGLYNGSTFFRVVTPDNQPNNPVKIEVIQGGDVDEKKCFPPVAHETTARTGLTHKNGTVSMARDAPGTATSSFFICIGRQPELDFGGRRNPDGQGFAAFGRVVKGMEVVRKIQRMDRDGQYLKKPVLITSLIRLMKPSELPANTGSRPWRKAGIGVIWEAIRAGFERMTFTDYATLFLVLAVLGWLGWHGLLSQRWARGESPAWEGSSWASGRRDLESAPSWLRVLGLVFFLLFITLLALILIGGF